The Fusobacterium necrophorum subsp. necrophorum genome has a window encoding:
- a CDS encoding ISL3 family transposase codes for MGRKKIHGYNALIFHAILTYSIEKCPFCGEKHIIRNGTKLSKIKILDVSNTPSYLYLRKQRFLCKSCSKTFSASINFVRKYCSIADSVKLSIALESKNIISEKDIAKRFRVSSSTVKRSLLQYYDFEKKHPKTLPTHLGIDEFKSTKQASGNMSVILVDLQKREIVDILEDRRKDPLIDFFQTFPMEEHKKVQVITTDLYEPYLQILPKLFPNAQIILDRFHIVQLISRAFLQARIQLMKQLQDHSLARKLKKHWKLFQKSASSLSEKRYYDYFFKQYISSGEIVNFLLKKIPKLDEYYGIYQNFLYLFQHKKKENFLSLLEKYKGCDNLHLARTLKTYRKLTFQILNSIDSPFSNGIVEGFHQKIKLMKRISYGYKSFQNLRRRILICNPNSILKEGEI; via the coding sequence TTGGGAAGAAAAAAAATACATGGTTACAATGCGCTCATATTCCATGCTATACTAACCTATTCCATAGAGAAATGCCCTTTCTGTGGAGAAAAACATATTATCCGGAATGGTACGAAACTTTCTAAGATTAAAATACTAGACGTTTCCAATACTCCTTCTTATCTTTATCTAAGAAAGCAGCGTTTCCTTTGTAAAAGTTGTTCAAAAACATTTTCTGCCTCTATCAATTTTGTCAGAAAATACTGTAGTATTGCAGACAGTGTTAAACTTTCCATCGCATTAGAATCCAAAAATATTATCTCAGAAAAAGATATTGCAAAAAGATTTCGAGTCTCTTCTTCTACTGTGAAAAGAAGTCTTTTACAGTACTATGATTTTGAAAAGAAACATCCCAAAACGCTTCCTACTCATTTAGGAATCGATGAATTCAAATCTACAAAACAGGCTTCGGGAAATATGTCTGTCATTTTAGTAGATTTACAAAAGCGCGAGATTGTAGATATTTTAGAAGATAGAAGAAAGGATCCCTTGATTGATTTTTTTCAGACCTTTCCTATGGAAGAACATAAAAAAGTTCAGGTTATCACAACAGATTTATACGAACCTTACTTACAAATATTGCCAAAATTATTTCCCAATGCGCAAATCATTTTAGATAGATTCCATATCGTCCAATTAATCTCTAGGGCATTTTTACAAGCAAGAATACAACTCATGAAACAACTTCAAGATCATTCTCTAGCAAGAAAATTAAAAAAACACTGGAAGCTCTTTCAAAAATCAGCTAGTTCTCTATCAGAAAAGCGTTACTATGACTATTTTTTTAAACAATATATTTCATCAGGAGAAATTGTAAATTTCCTATTGAAGAAAATTCCAAAATTAGATGAATACTATGGGATATATCAAAATTTTCTTTATCTATTTCAACATAAGAAGAAAGAAAATTTTCTCTCTCTATTAGAGAAGTACAAAGGATGTGATAATCTTCATTTAGCACGTACTTTAAAGACATACAGAAAACTTACTTTCCAAATTTTAAACAGTATTGACAGTCCTTTCTCAAATGGAATTGTAGAAGGCTTCCATCAAAAGATTAAGTTGATGAAACGGATTTCATATGGTTACAAAAGTTTTCAAAACTTGCGCAGAAGAATCTTAATTTGTAATCCTAACAGCATATTAAAAGAGGGAGAAATCTAA